CTAGCCGATCGTGTCGTCGTCTTACGCGATGGCGAAAACGCAGGCGATCTGGACCGTGCCTCGATCTCCCATGAACGGATGGTGCAATTAATGGTGGGCAGGAATGTCTCCCAGTTTTTTCCGCATACGCCCCATGAGCCCGGTCAGGTCGTTCTGGAAGTCAAACAGCTCCGTACCCCCGCCTATCCGTCCCACTTCATCAACTTTTCGATCAGGCAGAATGAAATTGTTGGTATTTCAGGACTGGTCGGAGCAGGCCGTACAGAGCTGCTGCAGGTGCTGTTTGGCATCGACTCTCCTCTCAGTGGTTCCATCTCAGTTGCCGGACAGGAAGTACAGATCAATTCACCGCGGGATGCAATCCGAGCGGGTCTGGCACTGGTACCCGAAGACCGTAAACTACAGGGGCTGGTGCTGGAGATGGCAGTCCGCGAAAACATGAGTCTGGCCAGCCTGACGCGCGATCGAAAATCACTGGGTAGAATTAATTTTAATCAGGAACGCAACATCTCCGAAGAGATGATCGCGGTGATGAAGATCAAAACTCCCAGCGATAGTCAGATCGTGCAGTTTTTATCTGGCGGAAATCAACAGAAAGTCGTGCTGGGAAAATGGCTGGCCATGAATCCCCGCGTCTTGCTGCTCGACGAACCCACCCGCGGCGTTGATATTGGTGCGAAAGAAGAAATCTACACGCTGATGAATCAACTGGCCTCTCAAGGCATGGCGGTCCTGTTTGTCAGTAGCGATCTGGAAGAAATCCGCGGTATCTCTGACCGTGTGCTGGTCATGCATGAGGGACAAATGACTGGCGAACTCTCCCGCGATGAATTTAGCGAGGAGGCCATCATGCAACTGGCGACCGGCCAGACTCTCAGCCACAGTCAGACGTAATGATCATCTAAGCTGAAATCATACCTGAGAATCAGAATCATGAAAAAAATACTGGGAATTTTAATCTTACTGATTGTTGTCTGCGGCGTGACTGCCATCTCGAATGAGAACTTTGTGTCTGCGTATAACATTCAGAACGTGACGCGACTCACTTCCCTGTTTGGAATTATCAGTATTGGCGTCGCCTTTGTCATCATTTCCGGCGGCATTGATCTGTCGATCGGTTCGGTGATCTGCCTGATTGGAACCATGCTGCCATACCTGCTGGCCAAAGGGGTTCCCGTTCCGCTCGCCTTCTTGCTCGTCGGAGTCCTCTCTATCTGTATCGGCCTCGCACATGGTTTACTGATTACCAAACTGAAACTGCAACCCTTTATCGTGACCCTGTGTGGCCTGTTGATCTATCGGGGTGTCGCCCGGGGAATTACCGAGGATCAAACCCAGGGCTTCGGTACGGCTCATGCGGGACTCCGCTATCTGGCAACTGGTAAAATCGATCTCCCCTTCATCGAAGGATTCAAGCTACCTGTGCCGTTCTTAATCATGCTCGGTTTGGCTCTGCTGGCTGCTTTCCTGCTGAATAAAACGATTTTTGGCCGCTATCTGAAAGCCATCGGAAACAATGAAGCAGCCGCTCGGTATTCCGGCATCAAAACCGATAAAGTTGTGATTACGGCGTATGTGATCTGCTCGTTCCTGGCAGGTATCGGGGGCATTCTGTTCGGTCTGGATATCAACTCGGTCCAGCCCGAGGGGATTGGTAATTTCTACGAATTGTACGCGATTGCAGCAGCGGTACTGGGGGGATGCAGTATTCGCGGCGGTGAAGGGACGATTCTAGGAGTGGTCATCGGTGCCGCTCTGATGCGGGTTCTGCGCAATTCAATCACCATGCTGGGGATTCCCTCCCAGCTGGAATTTGCTATCATTGGAGCAGTAATTCTGGTCGGCGTCGTCTCGGACGAACTTGTGAAACGTTATGCACAGAAACGCCGGGCGATTCAGCAGGCCAGACAGACATCGGGATAGTCATTTCGAAAGCTTCGGAATCATCAGTATGATCACCTACGAATATTTTTGCGAATCAAACAACGAAACAGTTGAAGTCAGCCATCGTATGAGCGAATCCCTCAAAACCTGGGGTGAAGTGTGCGAGAAAGCAGGAGTCCCTCTCAACGGCACTCCCGCGGCAGCTCCGGTCGAACGTCTGATCTCAGGCGGATTGCTTTTCAAAGGGGAAAGTTCAAATAAGAAGTCCCAACTCCCCATGGCTGATCCAGGCTGTGGTCGCTCCAACTGCTGCCGCCACTGATTTACCAACCTGTGAACGCGCTCCTCGATTGAATCCTCAGCTACATTGAAAGTTTCCTGTGTCTCTGTCTCGTATTAAAAATGGAACGATTTACGATCCGGCGAATGGAGTCAACGGCGAAGTCTGTGACCTGTGGATTCAGGACGGTAAGATCATTGCCCGTCCCCCCAATGCAGATTCGTTCACAGGAAAGACGCTGGATGCAACCGGGTACGTCGTGATGCCGGGCGGGATCGATATGCAC
The sequence above is a segment of the Gimesia algae genome. Coding sequences within it:
- a CDS encoding ABC transporter permease, yielding MKKILGILILLIVVCGVTAISNENFVSAYNIQNVTRLTSLFGIISIGVAFVIISGGIDLSIGSVICLIGTMLPYLLAKGVPVPLAFLLVGVLSICIGLAHGLLITKLKLQPFIVTLCGLLIYRGVARGITEDQTQGFGTAHAGLRYLATGKIDLPFIEGFKLPVPFLIMLGLALLAAFLLNKTIFGRYLKAIGNNEAAARYSGIKTDKVVITAYVICSFLAGIGGILFGLDINSVQPEGIGNFYELYAIAAAVLGGCSIRGGEGTILGVVIGAALMRVLRNSITMLGIPSQLEFAIIGAVILVGVVSDELVKRYAQKRRAIQQARQTSG
- a CDS encoding sugar ABC transporter ATP-binding protein, whose translation is MSSPATTHPAPLLEVAQISKQFPGIKALSQVSLSLNHGEVLAVIGENGAGKSTLMKILAGVQPPDSGKLLIEGAEVSISDVEAALENGIALIHQELNLCENLDIAANIFLGREPASWNVINQQQTYLESQKLLKQVGLNLPPQTLVGDLTVGQQQMVEIAKALSINARILIMDEPTSSLSLHESEALFAVIRELKARGVSVIYISHRLGEVNDLADRVVVLRDGENAGDLDRASISHERMVQLMVGRNVSQFFPHTPHEPGQVVLEVKQLRTPAYPSHFINFSIRQNEIVGISGLVGAGRTELLQVLFGIDSPLSGSISVAGQEVQINSPRDAIRAGLALVPEDRKLQGLVLEMAVRENMSLASLTRDRKSLGRINFNQERNISEEMIAVMKIKTPSDSQIVQFLSGGNQQKVVLGKWLAMNPRVLLLDEPTRGVDIGAKEEIYTLMNQLASQGMAVLFVSSDLEEIRGISDRVLVMHEGQMTGELSRDEFSEEAIMQLATGQTLSHSQT
- a CDS encoding FmdB family zinc ribbon protein → MITYEYFCESNNETVEVSHRMSESLKTWGEVCEKAGVPLNGTPAAAPVERLISGGLLFKGESSNKKSQLPMADPGCGRSNCCRH